In Molothrus aeneus isolate 106 chromosome 11, BPBGC_Maene_1.0, whole genome shotgun sequence, a genomic segment contains:
- the SALL1 gene encoding sal-like protein 1 produces MSRRKQAKPQHFQSDPDLALLSQRNGDTEKGQANRTTKNKDAHVCGRCCAEFFELSDLLQHKKNCTKNQLVLIVNENPASPSETFPPSSPSDNPDEQMNDTVNNTDQVDCSDLSEHNKLDREESMDVEASSINNSSSSSKSVINSITSSNSSTMGTSAVTTSLPHIGDLTTLGNFSVINSNVIIENLQSTKVAVAQFSQEARCNGASSTKLAVPALMEQLLALQQQQIHQLQLIEQIRHQILLLATQNTDMPTSSSPSQGTLRTSANPLSTLSSHLSQQLAAAAGLAQSLASQSASISGVKQLPPIQLPQSNPGNTLIPSNSGSSPNINILAAAVTTPSSEKVASTLGGSQLTNPPVSASSSPAFAISSLLSPASNPLLPQPTPSNSVFSSPLSNIGTPAEDLNSLTALAQQRKSKPPNVTAFEAKSNSDEAFFKHKCRFCAKVFGSDSALQIHLRSHTGERPFKCNICGNRFSTKGNLKVHFQRHKEKYPHIQMNPYPVPEHLDNIPTSTGIPYGMSIPPEKPVTSWLDSKPVLSTLTTSVGLPLPPTIPSLTPFIKTEEPQPIPISHPSASPPCSVKSDSGTADPTSKISNGLSDEVEAGALPTSNGKTEENPQNSSTITNMSSSVSSPAADSGSSGVATFTNPLMPLMSEQFKAKFPFGGLLDSTPASETSKLQQLVENIDKKATDPNECIICHRVLSCQSALKMHYRTHTGERPFKCKICGRAFTTKGNLKTHYSVHRAMPPLRVQHSCPICQKKFTNAVVLQQHIRMHMGGQIPNTPVTENYPESMESDTGSFDDKNFDDIDNFSDENMEDCPDSSVPDTPKSVDASQDSLSSSPLPLEMSSIAALENQMKMINAGLAEQLQASLKSVENGSVEGDVLTNDSSSVGGDMESQSAGSPAVSESTSSMQALSPSNSTNDYHKSPSIEEKPLRALPSEFANGLSPTPANSGALDLTSSNTDKMIKEESLSMLFPFRDRGKFKNTACDICGKTFACQSALDIHYRSHTKERPFICTVCNRGFSTKGNLKQHMLTHQMRDLPSQLFEPNSSIGPNQNSSVMPANTLSSLIKTEVNGFVHGSPQDSKEASSGLVASGPLSSATSPVLLPALPRRTPKQHYCNTCGKTFSSSSALQIHERTHTGEKPFACTICGRAFTTKGNLKVHMGTHMWNSTPARRGRRLSVDGPMTFLGGNPVKFPEMFQKDLAARSGNGDPSSFWNQYAAALSNGLAMKTNEISVIQNGGIPPAPGGLGNGGSSPISGLTGSLEKLQNSEPNAPLAGLEKMASNENGTNFRFTRFVEDNKEIVTN; encoded by the exons GAGACACAGAAAAGGGTCAAGCAAATCGAACCACTAAGAACAAGGACGCCCATGTCTGTGGCAGGTGCTGTGCTGAGTTCTTTGAATTATCAGATCTCCTGCAACACAAGAAGAATTGTACTAAAAATCAATTAGTTTTAATTGTGAATGAAAATCCAGCTTCTCCTTCTGAAACCTTCCCTCCTAGTTCCCCTTCTGATAATCCTGATGAACAGATGAATGACACAGTTAATAACACAGATCAAGTAGACTGCAGTGACCTTTCAGAGCATAACAAACTTGACAGGGAAGAATCCATGGATGTGGAGGCTTCCAGCATTAACAATAGCAGTAGCAGTTCCAAGAGTGTCATCAATAGTATTACAAGCAGTAACAGCTCCACAATGGGTACCTCAGCTGTAACAACCTCTCTACCTCACATAGGGGATCTGACAACACTAGGCAACTTTTCAGTGATAAATAGTAATGTAATAATTGAAAACCTTCAGAGTACTAAAGTGGCAGTAGCACAGTTCTCACAGGAGGCAAGATGTAACGGGGCATCGAGCACTAAACtcgctgtccctgccctgatGGAGCAACTGTTGgcattgcagcagcagcagatccatCAGTTGCAACTGATTGAACAAATTCGTCACCAAATATTATTGTTGGCTACCCAAAATACAGACATGCCAACATCTTCTAGCCCTTCTCAAGGTACTTTACGAACATCTGCCAACCCCTTGTCCACATTAAGTTCCCATTTATCccagcagctggctgcagcagctggattaGCACAAAGCCTTGCTAGTCAATCTGCCAGCATCAGTGGTGTGAAACAGCTACCCCCTATACAGCTACCTCAGAGCAACCCTGGCAACACTCTAATTCCATCCAATAGTGGCTCTTCTCCAAATATTAACATATTGGCAGCAGCAGTTACAACACCGTCCTCAGAAAAAGTGGCTTCAACTCTTGGTGGCTCACAGCTCACCAACCCACCAGTATCAGCATCATCTTCACCAGCTTTTGCAATAAGCAGTTTATTAAGTCCTGCATCTAATCCACTTCTACCTCAGCCCACCCCTAGTAACTCTGTTTTCTCCAGTCCCTTGTCCAATATTGGAACACCTGCAGAGGATTTAAACTCCTTGACTGCCTTggcacagcaaagaaaaagcaagccACCAAATGTAACTGCATTTGAAGCAAAAAGTAATTCAGATGAGGCATTCTTTAAGCATAAATGCAGGTTCTGTGCTAAAGTGTTTGGGAGTGACAGTGCCTTGCAGATTCATTTGCGTTCTCACACTGGCGAGAGGCCATTCAAATGCAACATATGTGGAAACAGGTTCTCCACAAAGGGAAACTTAAAAGTCCACTTTCAGCGTCACAAAGAAAAATACCCCCATATTCAAATGAATCCGTACCCAGTGCCAGAGCATTTGGACAATATTCCTACAAGCACGGGTATTCCTTATGGGATGTCTATACCACCAGAGAAACCTGTCACGAGCTGGCTGGACAGCAAACCAGTCCTCTCCACCCTAACAACTTCTGTTGGCCTGCCACTCCCACCAACAATTCCAAGCTTGACCCCATTCATCAAAACTGAGGAGCCTCAGCCGATTCCCATTAGCCATCCTTCTGCtagccctccctgctctgtcaaGAGTGACTCGGGAACAGCTGACCCCACATCAAAAATTTCCAATGGACTTTCTGATGAGGTAGAGGCTGGTGCGTTGCCTACCTCAAATGGCAAAACGGAAGAAAACCCTCAAAACTCAAGCACCATCACCAACATGAGCAGCTCCGTGAGCTCCCCGGCAGCAGACTCGGGCTCCAGCGGTGTGGCCACTTTTACAAACCCACTGATGCCTCTCATGTCAGAGCAATTTAAGGCAAAGTTTCCATTTGGAGGACTATTGGATTCAACGCCAGCATCTGAAACATCAAAATTGCAGCAGCTTGTAGAAAACATTGACAAAAAGGCAACTGATCCTAACGAGTGCATCATTTGCCATCGAGTTCTCAGTTGCCAGAGCGCACTGAAAATGCATTATCGCACCCATACTGGAGAGAGGCCATTCAAATGTAAAATCTGTGGTCGTGCTTTCACTACTAAGGGCAACTTAAAGACTCACTACAGTGTCCATCGTGCCATGCCCCCGCTGAGAGTGCAACATTCTTGCCCAATCTGCCAGAAAAAATTCACCAACGCTGTTGTGCTACAGCAGCATATCCGAATGCACATGGGAGGGCAGATCCCCAACACCCCGGTGACAGAAAACTATCCTGAGTCAATGGAATCAGATACGGGATCTTTTGATGATAAGAATTTTGATGATATAGACAACTTCTCAGATGAGAATATGGAAGACTGTCCTGACAGCAGCGTGCCAGATACACCTAAATCTGTGGATGCATCACAAGACAGCTTGTCttcttcccctctgcccctggAAATGTCAAGTATTGCTGCTCTGGAAAATCAGATGAAGATGATCAATGCAGGCCTTGCCGAACAACTTCAGGCAAGCCTGAAGTCAGTAGAAAATGGGTCAGTGGAAGGGGATGTTTTAACTAACGATTCGTCGTCTGTCGGTGGCGATATGGAAAGCCAAAGTGCTGGAAGCCCTGCTGTCTCAGAGTCTACCTCTTCcatgcaggccttgtccccatccAACAGCACTAATGATTACCACAAGTCACCAAGTATTGAAGAGAAACCATTAAGAGCTTTACCAAGTGAGTTTGCCAACGGTTTGTCTCCAACCCCTGCTAACAGTGGTGCTTTGGACTTGACGTCTAGTAACACTGATAAAATGATTAAAGAAGAGTCCCTGAGTATGCTCTTTCCTTTCAGAGATAGAGGTAAATTTAAAAACACTGCATGTGACATTTGTGGCAAAACATTTGCTTGTCAGAGTGCCTTGGACATTCATTACAGAAGTCATACCAAAGAGAGACCATTTATTTGCACAGTTTGCAATCGTGGCTTTTCCACAAAGGGTAATTTGAAGCAGCATATGTTGACACATCAAATGCGAGATCTACCATCACAGCTTTTTGAGCCCAACTCCAGCATCGGCCCCAATCAGAACTCTTCGGTGATGCCCGCGAACACTCTGTCATCGCTCATAAAGACCGAGGTTAACGGCTTTGTGCATGGCTCTCCTCAGGACAGCAAAGAAGCCTCCTCTGGTCTAGTTGCTTCAGGGCCACTGTCCTCTGCCAcgtcccctgtgctgctccctgctctccccagaaGAACTCCAAAACAGCACTACTGCAACACGTGTGGGAAAACGTTTTCTTcttccagtgctctgcagaTCCACGAAAGGACACACACTGGTGAGAAACCTTTTGCCTGCACTATATGTGGAAGAGCATTCACAACAAAAGGCAATCTGAAG gtTCACATGGGCACTCACATGTGGAACAGTACTCCTGCAAGACGAGGCAGACGACTTTCTGTAGATGGCCCCATGACATTCCTAGGAGGCAATCCTGTGAAGTTTCCAGAAATGTTTCAGAAGGATTTGGCTGCACGGTCAGGGAATGGAGACCCGTCCAGCTTCTGGAACCAGTATGCAGCTGCACTCTCCAATGGCTTGGCCATGAAGACCAACGAGATCTCGGTCATCCAGAATGGGGGCATCCCTCCAGCACCAGGGGGCCTGGGCAACGGTGGCAGCTCTCCCATCAGTGGCTTGACAGGAAGCCTGGAGAAGCTCCAGAATTCAGAACCCAACGCACCTCTAGCTGGTCTGGAGAAAATGGCAAGCAATGAAAATGGGACTAACTTCCGTTTCACGCGTTTCGTGGAGGACAACAAAGAAATTGTAACAAATTAG